The genomic region GAATTTCAATGTTAGATAAATATAAAGAGGCAGGCAAATTAAAACCCTATCTTATTTTTGCGATGAGTGATGAAACTTTTTCTATAGTTTGTTCTACAGAGGCGCCTGAAGGAATAGATAGAAATTGGTTTTATTTTTTTATTACTTTTCTTGATTATTTATATTGGGCAGCAGGTTCAGCCATTGGAGCTTTTTTAGGTTCATTAATTTCATTTAATACAAAGGGTTTAGATTTTGTATTAACAGCCTTATTTGTATCAATATTCGTGGGACAATGGAAAGGACAAAAAGATCATAAGGCAGCCATAATTGGTCTTTTATGCTCTATAGTATCTTTATATATTTTTGGGCAAAGTAACTTTATAATTCCTTCTATGATTTTAATAATAGTAGTATTAACTTTATTCTATAAGAAGGATGTTAAAAAAGAAGAATTAAAAGAGGAGGTAGTACAATGAATTTAATAATATTTCAAGCCTTTATAATTATATGCTTAGCAGCTCTTGCTACAATGATTACAAGGTTTCTGCCTTTCATATTGTTTAAAGATGCAAAATCAAATAATTCTTACATAAATTTTCTTGGACAAGTTTTGCCTTTTTCAGCAATAGGTTTGATGGTAGTGTACTGCCTTAAGAATGTTAATTTTGCAGCAACTTCAAACTGGCTTCCAGAAGCTATTTCTGTTACAGTTATTGTAATTTTGCATTATTGGAAGGAAAATGTTCTTTTAAGCATTGGAGTTGGAACTATTATTTACATGTTTCTTATTCAAGTTGTTTTCATTTAAGCATAAATTATTTTACTAAAGCCGCCTTATATAAGGATATTAATTTTTAGGAGGGATTATAGAGTATGACAAGTATCTTTTTTGTTAGGCATGCCCAGACAGATTATGGATGGGAAGATGATAGAACAAGGCCTTTAAGTCTTGAAGGACAAGAAGATAGCAAAGAAGTAGCAATGGAATGATTTTTACTTTTGTGAAGAAGGTGGAGAATCTCTTAAAATGGTTCAGGATCGTAACATTGAAGCATTACTAGAAATTCTTAATAAATACAAAGATTAAAATTGTGAATGTTATCAAGAGATTTTTATGAAAGGTACTTGTATGAAAAATAAATTAAAAAGAATAGTAAGCAGTATGATAATAATAGGTATATTATTTATTTTTATTATTGGAATTAGCTTTATTAATCATAAAATTAAATTATCAAAGGAAGACAGAATTTTTGTTCCTAATGGAAAAATGATTGAAATAAATGGGCATAAAATGCACCTATATATCAAAGGACAGGGGAATGAAACTTTAGTATTTATGTCAGGAGGAGGAACTCCTTCTCCAGTTTTAGACTTTAAAAGCCTATACTCATTACTAGAAGATGAGTATAAAATTGTTGTAGTAGAAAAAGCAGGATATGGATTTAGTGAAATTTATGATGACAATAGAGATTTAGATATAATATTAAATGAAACAAGAGGAACACTATCTAAAGTAGGATTAGAACCACCATATATATTATTTCCTCATTCAATGTCTGGAATAGAAGCTTTATATTGGGCTCAGCAATATCCAAAGGAAGTTAAAGGAATTGTAGGTTTAGATATGGCTGTGCCAGAAGCATATGAGAATTTTAAAATAAATAAT from Clostridium isatidis harbors:
- a CDS encoding AzlC family ABC transporter permease — encoded protein: MKKKIKEKILVLKAAFPYTIPVLTGYIFLGAAYGILMKSKGYGVFWSVLASLLIYAGSAQYVTITFLTSIFNPIYTFIMILMVNARHLFYGISMLDKYKEAGKLKPYLIFAMSDETFSIVCSTEAPEGIDRNWFYFFITFLDYLYWAAGSAIGAFLGSLISFNTKGLDFVLTALFVSIFVGQWKGQKDHKAAIIGLLCSIVSLYIFGQSNFIIPSMILIIVVLTLFYKKDVKKEELKEEVVQ
- a CDS encoding alpha/beta hydrolase, which encodes MKGTCMKNKLKRIVSSMIIIGILFIFIIGISFINHKIKLSKEDRIFVPNGKMIEINGHKMHLYIKGQGNETLVFMSGGGTPSPVLDFKSLYSLLEDEYKIVVVEKAGYGFSEIYDDNRDLDIILNETRGTLSKVGLEPPYILFPHSMSGIEALYWAQQYPKEVKGIVGLDMAVPEAYENFKINNFLLNIASFASKTGITRFIPSIFNNLAAIKYGTLTQEEKDLYRAIFYRRILTKSMLNEVNQIKGNAKKVKENGPPDVPILFFISNGNGTGWDKDKWKSFQTSYIENLASAKYIELDCEHYIHNIEYKKIAEESRKFIIEIINMNMLKI
- a CDS encoding branched-chain amino acid transporter permease, with amino-acid sequence MNLIIFQAFIIICLAALATMITRFLPFILFKDAKSNNSYINFLGQVLPFSAIGLMVVYCLKNVNFAATSNWLPEAISVTVIVILHYWKENVLLSIGVGTIIYMFLIQVVFI